Proteins encoded together in one Orbaceae bacterium lpD01 window:
- a CDS encoding immunity 8 family protein, whose product MQAELKQIDSFDVDINNYCPDEDSFRILVTLFIGPKESNSINYFDLTICSTQYLDKQIYKPEILRHMLVVRKFNLDEIKNEINACIEKCNSNTWEETAQKLSRYFAWEFEDYQP is encoded by the coding sequence ATGCAAGCAGAACTAAAACAAATAGATTCTTTTGATGTTGATATTAACAACTATTGTCCTGATGAAGATAGTTTTAGAATTTTAGTCACGCTATTTATCGGTCCCAAAGAGAGCAATTCAATCAACTATTTTGATTTAACTATTTGTTCCACTCAGTATTTAGACAAGCAAATATATAAACCAGAAATCTTACGTCATATGCTGGTTGTGAGGAAATTTAATTTAGATGAAATAAAAAATGAAATTAATGCATGCATTGAAAAATGTAATAGTAATACTTGGGAGGAGACTGCTCAAAAGCTATCACGATATTTTGCGTGGGAATTTGAAGACTATCAACCTTGA
- a CDS encoding helix-turn-helix transcriptional regulator, with translation MTLQNKYQHLFCRRLKQARLRKDLSQKQLGIAAGIDEFVASTRINRYEKGIHEVNLETAGKLAEVLGVPLAYFYAESDGLAQLILDYAHSQIDK, from the coding sequence ATGACGTTACAGAATAAATACCAACATCTCTTTTGCCGACGTTTAAAACAGGCCAGACTGCGCAAAGACCTGTCGCAAAAACAGCTGGGTATTGCCGCTGGGATTGATGAGTTTGTGGCCAGTACTCGTATCAATCGCTATGAAAAGGGTATTCATGAAGTAAATCTTGAAACTGCCGGCAAACTGGCAGAAGTACTAGGTGTGCCACTGGCCTATTTTTATGCCGAGAGCGATGGCCTGGCGCAGCTGATTCTTGACTATGCACACAGCCAGATAGATAAGTAG
- a CDS encoding L-serine ammonia-lyase, iron-sulfur-dependent, subunit alpha produces the protein MTCELKLIKLLRDEMVLALGCTEPIAIAYAAALVTQHLGQVPERLLAQCSANMIKNVKSVIVPNSGGMKGIEAACLVGAYFGDADKKLEVLSAVSPSQAKTCQSLLEKHLCEVKLLESTSTLHIIITGYAQENSVSVEIRDNHTQVVKVIKNGEVLQTQTAAPAQLVEASLLDNIAIDEIIAFARQADYSPIVDLLDKAIACNTQISAEGLKNPYGVNVGKVIMMTSEDSLKNRAKAVTAAASDARMSGCDLPVMINSGSGNQGLTVSLPIITYARALDCSQEQLYRALILSNLIALYEKSYIGKLSAYCGVVCAASGSAAGITLLKGGTDSQIEAAVINTLGTLSGMICDGAKASCASKIATCVDTAITCHEMAMLDNVLSAGDGIIKYDLAKTIQMVGRLANQGMQTTDKEILKIMLDK, from the coding sequence ATGACCTGCGAATTAAAATTAATCAAATTATTACGTGATGAAATGGTATTAGCCTTGGGCTGCACCGAACCCATTGCGATTGCGTATGCTGCGGCGTTAGTGACCCAGCATTTAGGGCAGGTACCGGAACGGCTATTGGCACAATGCAGTGCCAATATGATCAAAAACGTGAAAAGCGTGATTGTGCCTAACTCAGGCGGCATGAAGGGGATTGAAGCAGCTTGTTTAGTCGGCGCCTATTTTGGTGATGCAGATAAAAAACTCGAGGTGCTTTCAGCGGTTTCGCCGTCTCAGGCAAAAACCTGTCAATCACTGCTGGAAAAGCACCTTTGTGAGGTTAAGCTCCTAGAAAGCACCTCAACTTTACATATTATCATTACCGGTTATGCACAAGAAAACAGCGTCAGTGTCGAGATTCGTGATAACCATACTCAGGTGGTGAAGGTGATAAAAAATGGTGAAGTACTGCAGACGCAAACCGCTGCCCCTGCGCAGTTAGTCGAGGCCAGTTTACTTGATAATATTGCGATTGATGAGATTATTGCCTTTGCGCGTCAGGCTGATTACAGTCCAATTGTGGATTTACTGGATAAAGCGATTGCTTGTAATACGCAGATTTCCGCAGAGGGGCTAAAAAATCCTTATGGCGTCAATGTCGGCAAAGTCATTATGATGACTTCTGAGGATAGTCTAAAAAATCGCGCCAAAGCGGTGACCGCAGCCGCCTCGGATGCGCGTATGAGTGGCTGCGATTTGCCGGTGATGATTAATTCCGGAAGTGGTAATCAAGGCTTAACTGTATCACTGCCGATTATTACTTATGCCCGTGCGCTGGACTGTTCGCAGGAGCAGCTTTATCGTGCCTTAATTTTAAGTAACCTGATTGCGCTATATGAAAAATCCTATATTGGTAAACTGTCCGCTTATTGTGGCGTAGTATGCGCCGCCAGTGGTAGCGCGGCCGGCATCACCTTGCTTAAAGGCGGTACGGACAGCCAGATTGAAGCGGCCGTTATCAATACGCTCGGCACGCTATCGGGCATGATTTGCGATGGCGCTAAAGCGTCTTGTGCTTCTAAAATTGCGACCTGTGTGGATACCGCAATCACCTGTCATGAGATGGCCATGCTGGATAATGTGCTGTCGGCCGGTGACGGTATTATCAAATATGATTTGGCTAAAACTATTCAGATGGTCGGCCGATTAGCCAATCAGGGCATGCAGACCACCGATAAAGAGATCTTAAAGATTATGCTGGATAAATAG
- the crr gene encoding PTS glucose transporter subunit IIA — MGLFDKIKQFVSDDSDGIEIFAPLSGEIVKIEDVPDVVFAEKIVGDGVAIKPTGDKIVAPLSGKIGKIFETNHAFAIESDEGIELFVHFGIDTVELKGEGFKRVVEEGQQVKAGDTIIEIDLPFLEARAKSVLTPVVISNMDAITSLNKMSGTCEAGKTVIMRVKK; from the coding sequence ATGGGTTTATTCGATAAGATAAAGCAGTTTGTTTCTGATGATTCAGATGGTATTGAAATTTTTGCCCCTTTAAGTGGTGAAATTGTCAAAATTGAAGATGTGCCAGATGTCGTTTTTGCTGAAAAAATTGTCGGTGATGGCGTCGCCATTAAGCCTACCGGCGATAAGATTGTCGCACCGTTAAGTGGTAAAATTGGTAAGATTTTCGAAACAAATCACGCTTTTGCAATTGAATCAGATGAAGGTATTGAGCTGTTCGTTCATTTCGGTATTGATACCGTTGAATTGAAAGGTGAAGGTTTCAAGCGTGTAGTTGAAGAGGGCCAGCAGGTCAAAGCGGGTGATACCATCATTGAGATCGATTTACCCTTCCTTGAAGCACGTGCTAAATCAGTATTAACACCGGTTGTTATCTCTAATATGGATGCCATTACGAGCTTAAATAAGATGTCAGGGACTTGTGAAGCTGGCAAAACAGTTATTATGCGCGTAAAGAAATAG
- a CDS encoding histidine phosphatase family protein — protein MKRLIIARHGNTFTADQTPTRVGCHTDLPLVEEALGRQIGQYLRQQQIILSKVYAAPLKRTLQTAQLILAEAGQALPVEPLADFLEIDYGPDEDKPEAQVIERLGRHALARQGDRQPTPTAIIDAGSAVIERWNRDATVPDGWQVDVGSIITTWQNFADQIADNETVLVVTSNGIIRFAPHILDAADYQQFIGSASLKVKTGSLSIFEKNQYSWQCRLWNQRPV, from the coding sequence ATGAAACGACTGATTATTGCCCGGCATGGCAACACCTTTACTGCTGATCAGACCCCAACTCGTGTCGGTTGCCATACTGACTTACCGCTAGTGGAAGAGGCTCTGGGCCGGCAGATTGGCCAGTATTTGCGTCAGCAGCAGATCATACTGAGTAAAGTCTATGCAGCACCGTTAAAAAGAACTCTGCAAACAGCACAGTTAATTCTGGCTGAAGCTGGGCAAGCATTACCGGTTGAGCCTTTGGCGGACTTTCTGGAAATTGATTACGGTCCTGATGAAGATAAACCTGAGGCGCAGGTGATTGAACGATTAGGTCGTCATGCGCTGGCGCGACAAGGCGATAGGCAGCCCACGCCAACTGCAATTATCGATGCCGGTAGTGCGGTCATCGAACGCTGGAATCGTGACGCCACGGTGCCCGATGGCTGGCAGGTGGATGTCGGCAGTATTATCACGACCTGGCAAAATTTTGCTGACCAGATCGCGGATAATGAAACGGTGCTAGTGGTCACCTCTAACGGTATTATTCGGTTTGCGCCGCATATTTTAGATGCCGCGGATTATCAGCAGTTTATCGGTAGCGCGTCATTAAAAGTGAAAACCGGCAGTCTGTCGATATTTGAAAAAAATCAGTATAGCTGGCAGTGCCGTTTATGGAATCAAAGACCTGTTTGA
- the yihA gene encoding ribosome biogenesis GTP-binding protein YihA/YsxC, whose amino-acid sequence MATVRSLNYAKTHFVTSAPDISHLPVDSGVEIAFAGRSNAGKSSALNTLTHQKSLARTSKMPGRTQLINLFEVEDHCRIVDLPGYGYAEVPEAVKQKWQKSLGEYLQKRESLKGLVVLMDIRHPLKDLDQQMIDWAVSVGLPVLLLLTKSDKLSSSAQKKQLNMVREAILPFQGDITVETFSSLKKQGVEQLKAKLDHWFSEVTSQA is encoded by the coding sequence GTGGCGACAGTCCGTAGTTTAAATTATGCAAAAACTCATTTTGTAACCAGTGCACCCGATATTTCACATTTACCGGTTGATAGCGGTGTTGAAATTGCTTTTGCTGGTCGTTCAAATGCCGGTAAATCCAGTGCCTTAAATACCTTAACCCACCAAAAAAGTTTAGCCAGAACCAGTAAAATGCCAGGGCGAACTCAGCTGATTAACCTGTTTGAAGTCGAAGACCATTGTCGTATTGTCGATTTACCCGGTTATGGTTATGCCGAAGTGCCTGAAGCGGTAAAACAGAAATGGCAAAAATCATTAGGCGAATATCTGCAGAAAAGAGAAAGCTTAAAAGGTTTAGTGGTGTTGATGGATATCCGGCATCCCCTTAAAGACCTCGATCAGCAGATGATTGATTGGGCGGTATCGGTGGGTTTACCGGTATTACTGTTACTGACTAAATCCGATAAGCTATCGAGTAGTGCGCAGAAAAAACAGCTGAATATGGTGCGCGAGGCGATATTACCTTTCCAGGGTGATATCACAGTTGAAACCTTTTCATCGTTAAAAAAACAGGGTGTCGAACAGCTGAAAGCCAAGCTTGATCACTGGTTTAGTGAAGTAACCTCGCAAGCATAA
- a CDS encoding manno-octulosonate cytidylyltransferase — MKDIMIVIPARYSSSRFPGKPLVKIAGIEMLRRVADIARSICLKNADCGYVVATDDERIMAFCQQYDLPVNMTAASCQSGTERAWDVVSQSAIKPQFVINLQGDNPLCPPHVIQALIDQWRTVAADIFTPYIQLSWDEYDRFVQHKKITPYSGTSVLVNKDHFAMAFSKNILPAIRQLSEAKKQLSMSPVKRHVGLYGYTYAALQAYFSLPESLCEKSYIEGLEQMRFLENGLKVKMVEVDYRGRKTTSGVDSPDDVARVEQILAEFGELDLN; from the coding sequence ATGAAAGATATTATGATTGTTATCCCGGCCAGATATAGCTCTTCTCGCTTTCCGGGTAAACCGCTGGTTAAGATAGCGGGCATTGAGATGTTACGACGGGTTGCCGATATTGCGCGCAGCATTTGTCTGAAAAATGCCGATTGTGGTTATGTGGTGGCCACGGATGATGAGCGTATTATGGCTTTTTGTCAGCAGTATGATCTGCCGGTTAACATGACCGCGGCATCTTGTCAAAGTGGCACTGAACGCGCATGGGATGTGGTGAGCCAGTCAGCGATAAAACCGCAGTTTGTGATCAATCTGCAAGGTGACAACCCGTTATGCCCACCCCATGTGATTCAAGCGCTGATTGATCAGTGGCGTACGGTGGCTGCCGATATTTTTACCCCCTATATTCAATTAAGCTGGGATGAGTATGACCGCTTTGTCCAGCATAAAAAAATCACCCCTTATTCCGGCACCAGCGTGCTGGTTAATAAAGATCACTTTGCCATGGCCTTTTCAAAAAATATTTTGCCGGCGATTCGTCAGCTTAGCGAAGCGAAAAAACAGCTCAGTATGAGTCCGGTTAAACGGCATGTTGGCCTGTATGGCTATACTTATGCGGCGTTACAGGCTTATTTTTCGCTGCCTGAATCGCTGTGTGAAAAAAGCTATATTGAAGGGCTTGAGCAGATGCGCTTTCTGGAAAATGGCCTAAAAGTGAAGATGGTTGAAGTCGACTATCGTGGCCGTAAGACCACCAGTGGCGTTGATTCACCGGATGACGTGGCTCGCGTTGAGCAAATTCTGGCTGAATTTGGTGAGCTTGATCTTAATTAA
- a CDS encoding sigma 54-interacting transcriptional regulator, whose amino-acid sequence MSIPLIQIQDFIQSYVDAISAILNVGVTVVDKDLVRIGGTNLYSEQIGKVINHGAFYRKVIETGQPGIMTKSQHNVLCAQCAFCQECTELADIAYPIFYENEVAGVIGLIAFSEESKHNLLANNTNFEIFLKHMSSLLESKLLTLKQNIQLGEQLDEVMAITRQQQDLPRFIGHDPCIEAMMSLVNRVCDSASTILITGESGTGKDVLAKTIHRRSHRAKHMMVSVNCGAIAESLIESELFGYEAGAFTGASKQGHMGKFELANGGTLFLDEIGEMSLSAQTKLLRVLQERVIQRIGGKKDIPVDVRVICATNQNLLKLVEEKKFRMDLFYRINVIPVTIPPLRERKSDIPLLISQFLAYFNQALKKSITLQDEKVLQTLIAYDWPGNVRELKNMVEYLVNIKEQGAVHLSDLPAHLVSKNFIELGTDLSLKDLMLEQERQLLKVMLVDAPTTEDKRQLAQKLGISLSSLYRKMAQYHLD is encoded by the coding sequence ATGTCCATTCCCTTGATTCAGATTCAGGATTTTATCCAATCTTATGTCGATGCCATTTCGGCTATTTTAAATGTTGGTGTGACTGTCGTGGATAAGGATTTGGTGCGGATTGGCGGCACCAATCTCTACTCCGAGCAGATTGGTAAAGTGATTAATCATGGCGCTTTTTATCGTAAGGTAATTGAAACCGGCCAGCCCGGCATTATGACCAAATCTCAGCACAATGTGCTATGTGCTCAGTGTGCTTTTTGCCAGGAATGTACCGAACTGGCCGATATTGCCTACCCTATTTTCTATGAAAATGAGGTCGCCGGCGTAATTGGCTTGATTGCCTTTTCTGAAGAATCAAAACATAATTTACTGGCCAATAACACCAATTTTGAAATCTTTCTTAAGCACATGAGCTCCCTACTTGAGAGCAAGCTCTTGACGCTGAAACAGAACATTCAATTAGGTGAGCAGCTCGATGAGGTGATGGCTATCACGCGTCAGCAGCAAGATCTACCGCGGTTTATTGGCCATGATCCCTGTATTGAAGCCATGATGTCGCTGGTTAATCGGGTGTGTGATTCGGCATCGACGATTTTAATTACTGGTGAAAGTGGTACCGGCAAAGATGTGCTGGCGAAAACCATTCATCGGCGTAGTCACCGTGCTAAGCATATGATGGTCTCGGTGAATTGTGGCGCCATTGCTGAGAGTTTGATTGAAAGTGAGCTCTTTGGCTATGAGGCGGGAGCGTTTACCGGGGCAAGTAAACAAGGTCATATGGGCAAATTTGAACTGGCCAATGGCGGAACGCTATTTCTTGATGAGATCGGCGAAATGTCTCTCTCAGCACAGACCAAGTTATTACGGGTACTACAAGAGCGAGTGATTCAGCGTATTGGCGGTAAAAAAGATATTCCGGTCGATGTGCGGGTGATTTGTGCCACCAATCAAAATTTACTTAAACTGGTAGAAGAGAAAAAGTTTCGTATGGATCTGTTCTATCGGATTAATGTCATTCCGGTGACGATCCCGCCGTTACGCGAAAGAAAATCAGATATTCCCTTACTGATTAGCCAATTTTTGGCCTATTTCAATCAGGCCTTAAAAAAATCGATCACCCTGCAAGATGAAAAAGTGCTGCAAACTTTAATCGCTTACGACTGGCCGGGTAATGTGCGTGAATTAAAAAATATGGTTGAGTATCTGGTGAATATCAAAGAACAGGGCGCCGTTCATTTAAGCGATCTACCGGCACATTTAGTCTCGAAAAACTTTATTGAGCTTGGCACAGACTTGTCCCTGAAAGATTTAATGCTTGAGCAGGAGCGTCAGTTACTCAAAGTGATGCTCGTTGATGCGCCGACCACCGAAGATAAACGCCAGCTTGCCCAAAAATTAGGTATTTCGCTCTCCTCGCTTTATCGTAAAATGGCACAATATCATCTCGATTAA
- the pgi gene encoding glucose-6-phosphate isomerase: MLKNVNPVQTHAWKALESHFEQIKDKTIESLFAQEPNRAEAFSLTFEDQIFVDYSKNRITAETLEKLQALAKESHLSDAIKAMFSGEKINRTEDRAVLHIALRNLSNTPIYVDGKNVMEDVNAVLAQMKAFSERVISGEWKGYTGKSITDVVNIGIGGSDLGPYMITEALKPYKNHLNMHFVSNVDGTQIVETLKPLNPETTLFLVASKTFTTQETMTNAESARDWLLKSANDPKATAKHFVALSTNGPAVEKFGIDTANMFEFWDWVGGRYSSWSAIGLSIVLSVGYQNFEQLLAGAHAVDKHFSQTSPEQNIPVILALIGLWYNNFFGAETEAILPYDQYMHRFAAYFQQGNMESNGKYVDRNGHAVDYQTGPIIWGEPGTNGQHAFYQLIHQGTKLIPCDFIAPAVSHNPLGDHHPKLLSNFFAQTEALAFGKSKAAVEQEFIQAGKSLKDVESIVPFKVFEGNRPTNSILLREITPYSLGALIAIYEHKIFTQGVILNIFSFDQWGVELGKQLAGRILPELSDNQPVQSHDSSTNGLINRYKNWR, translated from the coding sequence ATGCTAAAGAATGTTAATCCGGTCCAAACCCATGCATGGAAAGCGTTAGAATCTCATTTCGAACAGATTAAAGATAAAACTATTGAGTCCCTATTTGCCCAAGAACCTAACCGAGCAGAAGCATTTTCATTAACCTTTGAAGATCAGATTTTTGTCGATTACTCAAAAAATCGCATCACCGCAGAAACGCTGGAAAAACTACAAGCATTAGCCAAGGAGAGTCATTTAAGTGACGCAATTAAAGCGATGTTCAGTGGTGAAAAAATCAATCGTACTGAAGATCGTGCCGTGCTGCATATCGCACTACGTAATCTGTCTAATACGCCTATCTATGTCGATGGCAAAAATGTGATGGAGGATGTCAATGCGGTATTAGCCCAGATGAAAGCATTCAGTGAACGCGTGATCAGCGGCGAGTGGAAGGGGTATACTGGTAAATCGATTACCGATGTCGTGAATATCGGTATTGGTGGTTCAGATCTTGGCCCTTATATGATCACCGAAGCACTAAAACCGTATAAAAACCATCTGAATATGCATTTTGTCTCGAATGTTGATGGTACCCAGATCGTCGAAACCTTAAAACCACTCAATCCAGAAACCACGCTGTTTTTAGTCGCCTCAAAAACCTTTACCACTCAAGAGACCATGACCAATGCCGAAAGTGCCCGTGATTGGTTACTCAAATCAGCCAACGATCCAAAAGCCACGGCTAAACACTTTGTTGCATTGTCAACCAATGGTCCGGCGGTTGAAAAATTTGGTATCGATACCGCCAATATGTTTGAGTTTTGGGACTGGGTTGGCGGACGTTACTCTTCGTGGTCAGCTATCGGTTTATCAATTGTGTTATCGGTCGGATATCAGAATTTTGAGCAGCTATTAGCCGGTGCCCATGCGGTGGATAAACATTTTAGTCAGACGTCACCAGAGCAAAATATTCCAGTGATTTTAGCCTTGATTGGCCTATGGTATAACAATTTCTTTGGCGCCGAAACCGAAGCCATTCTGCCTTATGATCAATATATGCACCGTTTTGCCGCCTATTTCCAACAGGGTAATATGGAATCAAACGGTAAATATGTGGATAGAAATGGCCATGCGGTGGACTATCAAACCGGTCCGATTATTTGGGGTGAACCAGGCACCAATGGACAACATGCGTTCTATCAACTGATTCATCAAGGGACCAAACTGATTCCTTGTGACTTTATTGCGCCGGCAGTCAGCCATAATCCATTAGGTGATCACCACCCTAAACTGCTGTCGAACTTTTTTGCGCAAACTGAAGCCCTCGCTTTTGGTAAAAGTAAAGCAGCCGTTGAACAGGAGTTTATTCAAGCGGGTAAATCACTGAAAGACGTTGAGTCAATTGTGCCATTCAAGGTATTTGAAGGCAACCGACCAACTAACTCCATCTTACTGCGTGAGATCACGCCTTATAGCTTAGGTGCCTTGATTGCTATTTATGAGCACAAGATCTTTACCCAAGGCGTTATCCTCAATATCTTCAGTTTTGATCAGTGGGGCGTTGAGTTAGGTAAACAGTTAGCGGGACGTATTTTACCCGAGCTGAGTGATAATCAGCCAGTGCAGAGCCATGACAGCTCAACCAATGGCTTAATTAACCGTTATAAAAATTGGCGTTAA
- a CDS encoding helix-turn-helix transcriptional regulator, with translation MNQEDWHPADIIAGLKKKGTSLSALSRQSGYAACTLGNVLLRSWTRGELIIANKLGVTPEEIWPSRYQKTRYLRDRRKPSHE, from the coding sequence ATGAATCAAGAAGATTGGCATCCAGCCGACATCATTGCCGGACTCAAAAAGAAGGGCACCTCCCTTTCCGCTTTATCACGTCAGTCTGGTTACGCGGCCTGCACATTAGGTAATGTGTTACTGCGCTCATGGACGCGCGGCGAATTAATCATTGCCAATAAATTGGGTGTGACGCCAGAAGAGATTTGGCCATCACGCTATCAAAAGACGCGCTATTTAAGGGATAGGCGTAAACCATCCCATGAATAA
- the ptsH gene encoding phosphocarrier protein Hpr — MFKQDVTITAPHGLHTRPAAQFVKDAKAFNAEITVTSGDKSASAKSLFKLQTLGLAQGTVITISAEGDDEQQAVEHLVKLIPELE; from the coding sequence ATGTTTAAACAAGACGTCACGATAACAGCACCTCATGGATTACATACGCGTCCGGCTGCTCAGTTTGTCAAAGACGCGAAAGCTTTTAATGCCGAAATCACCGTCACTTCAGGTGATAAGAGCGCAAGTGCGAAAAGCTTATTTAAACTGCAAACGTTAGGATTAGCACAGGGCACTGTGATTACGATCTCCGCAGAGGGAGACGATGAACAACAAGCTGTTGAGCATTTAGTCAAATTGATTCCAGAATTGGAATAA
- the ptsI gene encoding phosphoenolpyruvate-protein phosphotransferase PtsI: protein MVSGILVSPGIAFAKALLLKEDPIVINTRAISDSKVNAEIDRFKTARSKAGEQLQAIMARAQETLGEEKAAIFEGHIMLLEDEDLESEIINRIKTKHESADAACHNVFEAQAKELENLDDEYLKERAADIRDIGKRLLKNILGLEIVDLSAITEACILVAVDLTPSETAQLNLDKVKGFITDIGGRTSHTSIMARSLELPAIVGTGKATTKIHQGDFVILDGVNNKIYINPNEATIDKLKKVQQQYLDDKDELGKLKDLPATTLDGRQVEVCANIGTVRDISGADRNGYEGVGLYRTEFLFMDRDAYPNEEEQFKAYKEVAETVGSRGVIVRTMDIGGDKSVPYMNLPKEENPFLGWRAIRISMDRKEILHAQLRAILRASAFGKLRIMFPMIISVEEIRSLRHELNTLKTQLKAEGKAFDDKIEVGVMIETPAAAVIAHHLAKEVDFFSIGTNDLTQYTLAVDRGNELISHLYNPMTPAVLGLIKNVIDASHKEGKWTGMCGELAGDERATVLLLGMGLDEFSMSAISIPKIKKIVRNTNFSDAKQLAEQALQKATAKEIADLVDKYIAEKQIC, encoded by the coding sequence ATGGTTTCAGGTATTCTCGTCTCACCTGGTATTGCTTTTGCTAAAGCACTATTATTAAAAGAAGATCCGATTGTTATCAATACACGTGCTATCTCTGATAGTAAAGTGAATGCAGAGATTGACCGATTTAAGACTGCCCGTAGTAAAGCGGGTGAACAGCTGCAAGCGATTATGGCGCGTGCACAAGAGACTCTCGGTGAAGAGAAAGCGGCCATTTTTGAAGGTCATATCATGCTGCTTGAAGATGAGGATCTTGAGTCTGAAATCATCAATCGCATCAAAACCAAACATGAATCTGCCGATGCAGCTTGTCATAATGTGTTTGAAGCACAAGCCAAAGAGTTAGAAAACTTGGATGATGAGTACCTCAAAGAGCGTGCGGCGGATATCCGTGATATTGGTAAGCGTCTGCTTAAAAATATTTTAGGTCTGGAAATTGTCGATCTGAGCGCAATTACTGAAGCCTGCATCTTAGTCGCTGTTGATTTAACCCCTTCTGAAACCGCGCAGTTAAACTTAGATAAAGTGAAAGGCTTTATTACCGATATCGGCGGCAGAACATCTCATACCTCAATTATGGCGCGCTCTTTAGAGCTACCAGCGATTGTTGGAACAGGTAAAGCGACCACCAAAATTCATCAAGGTGACTTCGTTATTTTAGATGGTGTGAATAATAAAATTTACATCAATCCTAATGAAGCGACTATCGATAAATTGAAAAAAGTACAGCAGCAGTATTTAGACGATAAAGATGAGTTGGGTAAATTGAAAGATCTACCGGCAACGACGCTTGATGGCCGTCAGGTTGAAGTGTGTGCCAATATCGGTACCGTGCGCGATATCAGTGGCGCAGACCGCAATGGTTATGAAGGTGTGGGTCTATACCGCACTGAATTCCTGTTTATGGATCGTGATGCTTATCCAAATGAAGAAGAACAGTTTAAAGCCTATAAAGAAGTGGCGGAAACGGTCGGTTCACGTGGCGTGATTGTCCGTACCATGGATATTGGCGGCGATAAAAGTGTACCGTATATGAATCTGCCTAAAGAAGAGAATCCATTCTTAGGCTGGCGCGCTATTCGTATTAGTATGGATCGCAAAGAGATTTTACATGCGCAATTGCGAGCAATTTTACGTGCTTCTGCTTTTGGTAAATTACGAATCATGTTCCCAATGATTATCTCTGTCGAAGAGATCCGTAGCTTAAGACATGAACTCAATACGCTAAAAACGCAGTTAAAAGCGGAAGGTAAAGCCTTTGATGATAAGATTGAAGTCGGCGTAATGATTGAAACACCAGCCGCCGCGGTGATTGCGCATCATTTAGCCAAAGAAGTCGATTTCTTTAGTATCGGTACCAATGACTTAACCCAGTATACGCTAGCTGTTGACCGTGGTAATGAGCTTATTTCTCATTTATACAATCCAATGACACCAGCGGTGTTAGGGTTGATTAAAAATGTAATTGATGCCTCTCATAAAGAGGGTAAATGGACGGGGATGTGTGGTGAGCTGGCCGGTGATGAACGGGCAACAGTACTGCTACTGGGTATGGGACTGGATGAGTTTAGTATGAGTGCTATCTCTATTCCTAAGATCAAGAAAATCGTACGTAATACAAACTTTAGTGATGCAAAACAACTAGCAGAGCAAGCCTTACAAAAAGCAACCGCAAAAGAGATTGCTGATTTAGTTGACAAATATATTGCTGAAAAGCAAATTTGTTAA